Proteins encoded by one window of Juglans regia cultivar Chandler chromosome 15, Walnut 2.0, whole genome shotgun sequence:
- the LOC108982531 gene encoding protein EPIDERMAL PATTERNING FACTOR 2, giving the protein MKNLSLGAHTSFLFLSFFLILITSSTSLRVTNRYFSVSFNEEATNFGDQGHISPKEDAKEEHGMELYPTGSSLPDCSHACGPCFPCKRVMVSFKCSTESCPIVYRCMCKGKFYHVPSN; this is encoded by the exons ATGAAGAACTTGTCTCTCGGAGCCCACACTTCTTTcctatttttatctttcttcctGATACTTATAACTAGTAGTACAAGCCTTCGAGTGACTAATCGTT ATTTTTCAGTCAGTTTCAACGAAGAGGCCACCAACTTTGGAGATCAAGGTCACATCTCCCCCAAG GAAGATGCAAAAGAAGAACATGGGATGGAACTATACCCAACAGGTTCAAGCTTGCCGGACTGTTCTCATGCCTGTGGACCATGCTTTCCATGCAAGAGGGTGATGGTTAGCTTCAAGTGCTCCACAGAGTCATGCCCCATTGTTTACAGATGCATGTGTAAAGGAAAATTCTACCATGTTCCTTCCAATTGA
- the LOC108982543 gene encoding transcription termination factor MTERF4, chloroplastic produces the protein MTSLIRRTKSIKAFLNPAQIPHNLTQTPISTQPHQNQCPPQPQNLNPLRVLQFVTVSTQSSSKFPEYEMPTVTWGVVQGRREKLVSRVIVCDFLKTLGIVPEELEHLELPSTVEVMRERVEFLQKLGLTIDDINEYPLMIGCSVRKNMIPVLGYLEKIGIQRSKMGEFVKNYPQVLHASVVVELAPVVKFLRGVDVEKQDIGYVLQKYPELLGFKLEGTMSTSVAYLVSIGVCPRDIGPMVTQYPYFLGMRVGTMIKPLVDYLVSLGLPKKILARMLEKRAYILGYDLEETVKPNVECLLSFGIRREALPFIIAQYTQIIGLPLKAKLSVQQYFFNLKLKIDPEGFSQVIEKMPQIVSLNQNVIMKPVEFLLGRGIPSEDVAKMVVKCPQLVALRVELLKNSYYFFKTEMGRPLKELVEFPEYFTYSLESRIKPRYQRLKSRGIRSSLNWLLNCSDLRFEERLQGNYIETESIGPTFCMGGKLELPGNEIVSDEDDESDDEVLYRRTVSL, from the coding sequence ATGACCTCACTCATTCGAAGAACAAAATCCATCAAAGCCTTCCTAAACCCTGCACAGATCCCTCACAATCTCACTCAAACCCCAATCTCAACCCAACCCCATCAAAACCAATGTCCCCCGCAACCCCAAAACCTAAACCCTTTAAGGGTTTTGCAGTTTGTCACAGTTTCGACCCAGTCGTCCTCCAAATTCCCCGAGTACGAGATGCCTACGGTCACCTGGGGTGTCGTACAGGGCCGGAGAGAAAAGCTTGTTTCCCGGGTAATCGTATGCGATTTCTTGAAGACTTTAGGCATAGTCCCTGAGGAACTGGAACACCTGGAGCTGCCCTCGACAGTCGAGGTCATGAGGGAGCGCGTCGAGTTCCTACAGAAGCTAGGCTTGACCATTGATGATATTAACGAGTACCCGTTAATGATAGGATGTAGTGTGCGCAAGAATATGATACCTGTTTTGGGTTACTTGGAGAAAATCGGGATTCAGAGGTCGAAGATGGGCGAGTTTGTGAAGAATTACCCTCAAGTGTTGCACGCTAGCGTGGTCGTCGAGCTTGCGCCGGTTGTTAAGTTCCTTCGTGGCGTTGATGTGGAGAAGCAGGATATTGGGTATGTGTTGCAGAAGTATCCTGAGCTTCTTGGGTTTAAGCTTGAGGGGACAATGAGTACTTCGGTTGCTTATCTTGTTAGTATTGGTGTATGTCCTAGAGATATTGGTCCGATGGTTACCCAGTATCCTTACTTTTTGGGGATGAGAGTTGGGACTATGATCAAACCGCTCGTGGATTATCTGGTTTCATTGGGCTTACCCAAGAAGATTTTGGCTAGGATGTTGGAAAAGCGGGCTTATATACTTGGTTATGATCTTGAAGAGACTGTGAAACCAAATGTGGAATGTTTGCTTAGTTTTGGGATTAGAAGGGAAGCGCTTCCTTTCATTATTGCTCAATACACACAAATTATTGGGCTGCCTCTGAAAGCTAAGTTGTCTGTGCAGCAGTACTTTTTCAATTTGAAGCTCAAAATTGATCCCGAAGGGTTTTCACAAGTGATAGAGAAAATGCCACAGATAGTTAGCCTTAATCAAAATGTGATTATGAAACCTGTTGAGTTCCTCTTGGGGCGGGGGATACCATCTGAGGATGTTGCTAAGATGGTTGTCAAATGTCCCCAATTGGTTGCCTTGCGAGTTGAGCTATTGAAGAATAGTTACTACTTTTTTAAGACTGAGATGGGGAGACCTTTAAAAGAACTTGTGGAATTCCCGGAATATTTTACTTATAGCTTGGAGTCCAGGATTAAACCCAGGTACCAGAGATTAAAAAGCAGGGGGATCAGGTCTTCCTTGAATTGGCTTCTCAACTGTAGTGACCTGAGATTTGAAGAAAGATTGCAGGGTAATTATATTGAAACAGAGAGTATAGGCCCAACATTTTGTATGGGTGGGAAGTTAGAGCTACCTGGCAATGAGATTGTgtcagatgaggatgatgagagTGATGATGAAGTTCTTTACAGACGCACTGTTTCTCTTTGA
- the LOC108982539 gene encoding IST1 homolog translates to MSMLDSFFNKGFKAAKCKTLLKLTIPRIKLLRNRRELQIKQMRRDIAKLLETGQEATARIRVEHIVREENMMAAQEIIELFCELIVVRLPIIETQRECPLDLKEAISSVCFAAPRCADLQELLHVQLLFASKYGKEFVSAATELMPDCGVNRQLIELLSVRAPSPEKKLKLLKEIAEEHGLDWDPTASEVEFFKPQDDLLNGPTQFDRESKLPLPREKHDETLFSASEQPHKEQPDSDPGVDSFDLPEVPKESLWPNANVASVPVMVSSLQAAPHPNIDHESSKHSRVIENPSEQPELEPEKMVQERSAAIKNEQPSVPVGGVQDIQFVPFISPSSLSSASFSAAPSKSETSPSRSKSEANVDLQDVVTAARAAVETAERAAAAARSAASLAQLRINELTRKNSDQFPENSSENPFYKDVANQSATEENPHFDHRNLVGNADDVIDSPEPNQDLEDCQRTEASSLPAFGTPKMDFDSSPPIDQGCGNELASHQPQRLTSMDEDPYFSYPNLFTSQNPAAHSSTDNSRFSNEL, encoded by the exons ATGTCGATGCTCGATTCCTTCTTCAACAAGGGCTTCAAAGCTGCCaaatg TAAAACGCTGCTTAAACTGACGATTCCGCGGATAAAGCTGCTGAGGAATAGGAGAGAGCTTCAGATAAAGCAGATGCGTCGAGACATTGCCAAGCTTCTTGAGACGGGTCAAGAAGCCACCGCTCGCATTCGG GTCGAGCATATTGTTAGGGAAGAGAATATGATGGCTGCTCAGGAGATCATTGAGCTGTTCTGTGAACTTATTGTTGTCCGCCTTCCGATTATTGAAACTCAAAG GGAATGTCCTCTTGATTTGAAGGAGGCAATATCCAGTGTGTGCTTTGCAGCACCAAGATGTGCAGATCTACAAGAGTTGCTGCATGTTCAATTGCTATTTGCGTCCAAATATGGAAAGGAATTTGTATCAGCTGCAACAGAGCTCATGCCAGATTGTGGTGTTAATCGCCAG TTAATAGAACTTTTATCAGTTCGCGCTCCttcacctgaaaagaaattaaagcttCTGAAAGAAATAGCTGAGGAGCATGGGTTAGATTGGGATCCAACAGCCTCTGAAGTGGAGTTTTTCAAACCTCAGGATGATTTGTTG AATGGTCCAACACAGTTTGATAGAGAATCTAAATTGCCCCTTCCAAGAGAAAAACATGATGAAACATTGTTTTCTGCCTCTGAACAACCCCACAAAGAACAGCCAGATTCTGATCCTGGCGTTGATTCATTTGATCTTCCTGAAGTTCCTAAAGAATCACTATGGCCAAATGCAAATGTTGCTTCAGTTCCAGTGATGGTCTCATCTCTACAAGCTGCTCCACACCCTAATATTGATCATGAGTCATCAAAGCATTCTAGGGTCATTGAAAATCCATCAGAGCAGCCAGAGTTGGAACCTGAGAAAATGGTGCAAGAAAGATCTGCTGCTATAAAAAATGAACAGCCTAGTGTTCCAGTTGGTGGTGTGCAAGATATACAATTCGTGCCTTTTATTTCTCCTTCATCGCTATCTTCTGCATCATTTTCTGCGGCACCAAGTAAATCAGAAACCTCTCCCTCAAGATCAAAAAGTGAGGCTAATGTGGATTTGCAGGATGTCGTAACTGCTGCTCGGGCTGCTGTAGAAACTGCTGAACGTGCAGCTGCTGCAGCTCGCTCTGCAGCTAGTCTTGCACAGCTCAGAATTAATGAGCTCACTAGGAAAAATAGTGATCAATTCCCTGAAAATAGCTCCGAGAATCCATTTTACAAGGATGTGGCTAACCAGTCAGCTACCGAAGAAAATCCACATTTTGATCATCGAAACTTGGTTGGCAATGCAGATGATGTTATAGATTCTCCAGAACCTAATCAAGACCTTGAAGACTGCCAGAGAACAGAGGCCTCAAGTCTTCCTGCATTTGGCACGCCCAAAATGGATTTTGATTCCTCTCCTCCCATTGATCAGGGTTGTGGAAATGAACTTGCTTCTCACCAGCCCCAGAGATTGACTTCAATGGATGAAGATCCATACTTCTCATACCCAAATTTGTTTACATCGCAGAATCCTGCTGCACATTCTTCCACAGACAATTCCCGATTCTCCAATGAGCTCTAA